A window of Apium graveolens cultivar Ventura chromosome 8, ASM990537v1, whole genome shotgun sequence contains these coding sequences:
- the LOC141680007 gene encoding uncharacterized protein LOC141680007: MKIEKDKDFKLPKPLRGDSEKRDKSRYCRIHKDVDHDTDDCRQLKNEIEYLIRRGKFGRFSKGEEAGGQKRDNDRRDDDRRGEVMSIVGEPSKRSKLEMALEFGDPYLEGLKFPQDDPLVVKAASAYNAIMGRTGIHTFKVVPSTYNMVLKFSTRNGVGEPRGDQKMARSCYVVALRHDGTGGRFSP, encoded by the exons ATGAAAATTGAAAAGGACAAAGACTTCAAATTGCCGAAGCCACTAAGAGGGGACTCCGAGAAAAGAGATAAGAGTAGGTACTGCAGGATTCACAAAGATGTCGATCATGATACTGACGATTGTAGGCAACTCAAGAATGAGATTGAGTATCTGATCCGAAGGGGAAAGTTTGGACGTTTCAGCAAGGGTGAAGAGGCTGGAGGCCAGAAGAGAGATAATGATCGAAGAGATGATGATCGGAGGG GAGAAGTAATGAGTATAGTTGGGGAACCATCTAAACGTTCTAAGTTAGAGATGGCACTTGAATTTGGTGACCCAtaccttgaaggtttgaaatttcctcaggATGATCCTCTG GTTGTCAAGGCAGCCTCTGCCTACAATGCCATCATGGGTAGGACAGGGATCCACACTTTTAAGGTTGTGCCCTCAACTTACAACATGGTACTGAAGTTCTCGACTAGGAATGGTGTTGGAGAACCCAGAGGAGATCAGAAAATGGCCCGTAGTTGCTATGTCGTAGCACTTAGGCACGATGGAACCGGGGGCAGGTTCTccccatag